The following proteins are co-located in the Chaetodon auriga isolate fChaAug3 chromosome 23, fChaAug3.hap1, whole genome shotgun sequence genome:
- the harbi1 gene encoding putative nuclease HARBI1: protein MLHDFFLSMAIPIAILDCDLLLHGRGHKTLDRFELDSVSDNFLLTQFGFPREFILYLVELLREALCRRTQRSRAISPEVQVLAALGFYTSGSFQTSMGDTIGISQASMSRCVSNVTRALVEKAPQFITFNREPSSREQSFQEFQRVAGFPGVLGVLDCVQVTIKAPNSEDSSYVNKKGFHSVGCQLVCDARGLLLSAETHWPGGLKDTDVLERSALYKQLQDTEEGWLLGDRRYPLKKWLMTPVDYPESPAEFQYNLAHTATHEIVDRTFRAIQTRFRCLDGTKGYLQYSPERSSSILLACCVLHNASLQSGLDAWTLERTDPLEQPESLEQRPEDRDSQAEELRKQLILKHFS, encoded by the exons ATGCtgcatgacttttttttaag CATGGCGATCCCTATAGCCATCTTGGACTGTGATCTACTATTACACGGTCGAGGCCATAAGACCCTGGACCGCTTTGAGCTGGACTCTGTCTCAGACAATTTCCTCCTCACGCAGTTTGGCTTCCCCAGAGAGTTCATCCTGTATCTAGTGGAGTTACTCAGAGAG GCTCTCTGCAGACGGACCCAGAGGTCCAGAGCCATCAGTCCTGAGGTCCAGGTGTTGGCTGCTTTGGGCTTCTACACATCCGGGTCATTCCAGACCTCTATGGGAGATACTATCGGGATCAGCCAGGCATCAATGTCAAGATGTGTGTCCAATGTGACCAGAGCCCTGGTGGAGAAAGCTCCCCAGTTCATCACGTTCAACAG AGAGccctccagcagagagcagtccTTCCAGGAGTTTCAGAGGGTGGCTGGATTCCCAGGAGTGCTGGGAGTGCTGGACTGTGTTCAG GTCACCATCAAAGCTCCAAACAGCGAAGACTCATCGTACGTGAACAAGAAGGGGTTTCACTCTGTGGGCTGTCAGCTGGTTTGTGATGCCAGAGGATTGTTACTGAGCGCAGAAACCCACTGGCCAGGTGGACTCAAAGACACCGATGTTCTGGAAAGATCTGCTCtctacaaacagctgcaggacacCGAGGAGGGCTGGCTGTTGG GTGACCGCCGCTACCCTCTAAAGAAGTGGTTGATGACCCCGGTTGACTACCCAGAGTCCCCTGCAGAGTTTCAATATAATCTGGCTCACACTGCTACACATGAGATAGTGGACAGAACCTTCAGAGCCATCCAGACCAGATTCAGATGCTTGGACGGCACCAAAGGATACCTGCAG TATTCTCCAGAGAGGAGCTCGTCCATCCTGCTGGCCTGCTGCGTTCTCCACAACGCCTCCCTGCAGTCGGGATTGGACGCCTGGACCCTGGAGAGAACAGACCCTCTGGAGCAGCCCGAGAGCCTTGAACAGAGGCCCGAGGACCGCGACAGCCAGGCAGAGGAGCTCCGAAAGCAGCTCATACTCAAACACTTCAGCTAA
- the atg13 gene encoding autophagy-related protein 13 isoform X1, producing MDSGLSPQDKKDLDKFIKFFALKTVQVIVQARLGEKICTRSSSSPTGSDWFNLAIKDIPEVTHEAKKALAGQLPGIGRSMCVEISLKTSEGDSMELETWCLEMNEKCDKDIKVSYTVYNRLSVLLKSLLAITRVTPAYKLSRKQGHDYVILYRIYFGEVQLSGLGEGFQTVRVGVVGTPVGTVTLSCAYRTNLAFMSNRQFERSAPIMGIIVDHFVDPPCSSQRPANMGQPCNYRAPDEEDGGQFAGVQDSQEVCTTSFSTSPPSQCVCTLSPSPSKLSKPVPLDNLQLPLAPGLVTHTLYTSRLSYQPPALAAAAELCHPAANPNQMLHGGKEGGVVLGPPQPAHGADAHLTVEHAPNTPGSSGDDDGLSQIGEGRRDEGRRSVSPTDPVESLNAFTRKIGAFVNKPSTQITAASLDLPFAAFAPRGLDSEENDPMVQPPDSPPCPSPLQASLHSQGSEGSGPQDDFVMVDFRPAFSKDDLLPMDLGTFYREFQNPPQLASLSLHISSQSMADDLDSLPEKLAVYEKNIDEFDAFVDMLQ from the exons ATGGACAGTGGCCTGAGTCCCCAGGATAAAAAAGACTTGGACAAGTTCATCAAGTTCTTTGCCTTGAAG ACTGTCCAGGTGATTGTCCAAGCTCGTCTTGGAGAGAAGATATGCACCCGCTCGTCCTCATCACCCACTGGCTCTGATTGg TTTAATTTGGCCATCAAAGACATCCCAGAGGTGACTCATGAAGCGAAGAAGGCTCTGGCTGGTCAGCTTCCAGGCATCGGACGCTCCATGTGTGTGGAGATCTCTCTGAAGACGTCAGAG GGCGACTCAATGGAGTTAGAGACTTGGTGCCTGGAGATGAATGAAAA GTGTGATAAAGACATCAAGGTGTCTTATACGGTCTACAatcgtctgtctgtccttctgaaGTCTCTGCTGGCTATCACCAGAGTTACGCCCGCCTACAAACTGTCTAGAAAGCAGGGACACGACTATGTCATATTATACAG GATTTACTTTGGGGAAGTCCAGTTGAGTGGATTAGGAGAAG gttttcaGACGGTGCGTGTCGGAGTCGTTGGCACTCCTGTTGGCACAGTCACACTTTCATGTGCTTACCGCACCAACCTGGCATTCATGTCCAACAG ACAGTTTGAGCGGTCAGCTCCCATCATGGGCATCATTGTGGATCACTTCGTGGATCCTCCCTGCAGCAGCCAGCGTCCAGCAAACATGGGGCAGCCCTGCAACTACAG AGCTCCAGAtgaggaggacggaggacagTTTGCAGGGGTTCAGGATTCACAGGAGGTCTGCACCACCTCCTTCTCTACCTCCCCGCCCTCTCAG tgtgtgtgcacactgagtCCTTCGCCCTCTAAACTGTCAAAGCCCGTCCCCCTGGACAATCTGCAGCTTCCATTGGCTCCTGGACTTGTCACTCACACT CTCTATACTTCCAGGTTATCATACCAGCCTCCAGCTctagcagcagctgctgagcttTGTCACCCTGCTGCCAATCCAAACCAG atgtTGCATGGTGGGAAGGAGGGCGGGGTGGTGTTGGGTCCTCCACAGCCTGCACATGGAGCTGATGCCCACCTGACAGTGGAGCACGCCCCCAACACACCTGGCAGCAG cGGTGACGATGACGGCCTGTCGCAGAttggagagggaaggagggatgagggCAGGAGGAGCGTTTCTCCCACAGACCCTGTGGAGTCTCTCAACGCATTCACGAGGAAAATCGGAGCCTTTGTGAATAAACCCAGCACACAG attacAGCAGCCAGTCTGGACCTGCCATTCGCTGCATTTGCTCCTCGAGGCCTGGACTCAGAGGAGAACGATCCCATG GTGCAGCCTCCAGACTCTCCTCCTTGCCCATCACCCCTGCAGGCCAGCCTCCATTCTCAGGGCTCAGAGGGATCGGGGCCACAGGATGACTTCGTCATGGTCGACTTT CGTCCAGCCTTCTCTAAAGACGATTTGTTGCCGATGGATCTGGGCACTTTCTACAGAGAGTTTCAAAACCCTCCTCAACTGGCCAGCCTCTCGCTGCACATTAGCTCCCAGTCGATGGCCGATGACCTg gactCACTGCCAGAGAAACTGGCCGTTTACGAGAAGAACATCGATGAGTTTGACGCTTTCGTGGACATGCTCCAatag
- the atg13 gene encoding autophagy-related protein 13 isoform X2 — MDSGLSPQDKKDLDKFIKFFALKTVQVIVQARLGEKICTRSSSSPTGSDWFNLAIKDIPEVTHEAKKALAGQLPGIGRSMCVEISLKTSEGDSMELETWCLEMNEKCDKDIKVSYTVYNRLSVLLKSLLAITRVTPAYKLSRKQGHDYVILYRIYFGEVQLSGLGEGFQTVRVGVVGTPVGTVTLSCAYRTNLAFMSNRQFERSAPIMGIIVDHFVDPPCSSQRPANMGQPCNYRAPDEEDGGQFAGVQDSQEVCTTSFSTSPPSQLYTSRLSYQPPALAAAAELCHPAANPNQMLHGGKEGGVVLGPPQPAHGADAHLTVEHAPNTPGSSGDDDGLSQIGEGRRDEGRRSVSPTDPVESLNAFTRKIGAFVNKPSTQITAASLDLPFAAFAPRGLDSEENDPMVQPPDSPPCPSPLQASLHSQGSEGSGPQDDFVMVDFRPAFSKDDLLPMDLGTFYREFQNPPQLASLSLHISSQSMADDLDSLPEKLAVYEKNIDEFDAFVDMLQ; from the exons ATGGACAGTGGCCTGAGTCCCCAGGATAAAAAAGACTTGGACAAGTTCATCAAGTTCTTTGCCTTGAAG ACTGTCCAGGTGATTGTCCAAGCTCGTCTTGGAGAGAAGATATGCACCCGCTCGTCCTCATCACCCACTGGCTCTGATTGg TTTAATTTGGCCATCAAAGACATCCCAGAGGTGACTCATGAAGCGAAGAAGGCTCTGGCTGGTCAGCTTCCAGGCATCGGACGCTCCATGTGTGTGGAGATCTCTCTGAAGACGTCAGAG GGCGACTCAATGGAGTTAGAGACTTGGTGCCTGGAGATGAATGAAAA GTGTGATAAAGACATCAAGGTGTCTTATACGGTCTACAatcgtctgtctgtccttctgaaGTCTCTGCTGGCTATCACCAGAGTTACGCCCGCCTACAAACTGTCTAGAAAGCAGGGACACGACTATGTCATATTATACAG GATTTACTTTGGGGAAGTCCAGTTGAGTGGATTAGGAGAAG gttttcaGACGGTGCGTGTCGGAGTCGTTGGCACTCCTGTTGGCACAGTCACACTTTCATGTGCTTACCGCACCAACCTGGCATTCATGTCCAACAG ACAGTTTGAGCGGTCAGCTCCCATCATGGGCATCATTGTGGATCACTTCGTGGATCCTCCCTGCAGCAGCCAGCGTCCAGCAAACATGGGGCAGCCCTGCAACTACAG AGCTCCAGAtgaggaggacggaggacagTTTGCAGGGGTTCAGGATTCACAGGAGGTCTGCACCACCTCCTTCTCTACCTCCCCGCCCTCTCAG CTCTATACTTCCAGGTTATCATACCAGCCTCCAGCTctagcagcagctgctgagcttTGTCACCCTGCTGCCAATCCAAACCAG atgtTGCATGGTGGGAAGGAGGGCGGGGTGGTGTTGGGTCCTCCACAGCCTGCACATGGAGCTGATGCCCACCTGACAGTGGAGCACGCCCCCAACACACCTGGCAGCAG cGGTGACGATGACGGCCTGTCGCAGAttggagagggaaggagggatgagggCAGGAGGAGCGTTTCTCCCACAGACCCTGTGGAGTCTCTCAACGCATTCACGAGGAAAATCGGAGCCTTTGTGAATAAACCCAGCACACAG attacAGCAGCCAGTCTGGACCTGCCATTCGCTGCATTTGCTCCTCGAGGCCTGGACTCAGAGGAGAACGATCCCATG GTGCAGCCTCCAGACTCTCCTCCTTGCCCATCACCCCTGCAGGCCAGCCTCCATTCTCAGGGCTCAGAGGGATCGGGGCCACAGGATGACTTCGTCATGGTCGACTTT CGTCCAGCCTTCTCTAAAGACGATTTGTTGCCGATGGATCTGGGCACTTTCTACAGAGAGTTTCAAAACCCTCCTCAACTGGCCAGCCTCTCGCTGCACATTAGCTCCCAGTCGATGGCCGATGACCTg gactCACTGCCAGAGAAACTGGCCGTTTACGAGAAGAACATCGATGAGTTTGACGCTTTCGTGGACATGCTCCAatag
- the kpnb3 gene encoding importin-5 — translation MAEQQQFYLLLGNLMSPDNNVRKQAEETYDTIPGQNKITFLLQAIRDASAAEEVKQMAAVLLRRLLSSSFEEIYPGLTLEMQTAIKTELVTCIQQEAAPNIRKKVCDIAAELSRNLIDDDGNNQWPELLKFLFDSVNSDNVGLREAALHIFWNFPGIFGNQQQHYMEVIKRMLVQCMQDQANPQIRTLAARAAASFVLSNESNTALLKHFADLLPGILQAVNESCYQGDDSVLKSLVEIADTAPKYLRPNLEATLQLCLKLCADSDLTNMQRQLALEVIVTLSETAAAMLRKHTAIVAQSVPQMLAMMVDLEDDDEWAMADELEDDDFDSNAVAGESALDRIACGLGGKIILPMIKQHIMQMLQNSDWKYRHAGLMALSAIGEGCHQQMEAILQEIVSFVLLFCSDPHPRVRYAACNAIGQMATDFAPTFQKKFHDKVISALLQTMEDQSNPRVQAHAAAALINFTEDCPKSLLIPYLDSLVQHLHVIMVAKLQELIQKGTKLVLEQVVTSIASVADTAEEKFVPYYDLFMPSLKHIVENAVQKELRLLRGKTIECISLIGLAVGKEKFMPDASAVMQLLLKTQTDFNDLEDDDPQISYMISAWARMCKILGKEFQQYLPVVMGPLMKTASIKPEVALLDTQDMENISEDDGWEFVNLGDQQSFGIKTAGLEEKATACQMLVCYAKELKEGFVEYTEQVVKLMVPLLKFYFHDGVRVAAAESMPLLLECARVRGPEYLTQMWHFMCDALIKSIGTEPDSDVLSEIMHSFAKCIELMGDGCLNNEHFEELGGILKGKLEEHFKNQELRQAKRQDEDYDEQVEETLQDEDENDVYILTKVSDILHSVFSSYKEKVLPWFEQLLQLIVQLICPNRPWADRQWGLCIFDDVVEHCSPSSFKYAEYFLRPMVQSLGDSSPEVRQAAAYGVGVMAQYGGENYRPFCTEAIPMLVRVIQAADSRSKENINATENCISAVGKVMRFRPECVNVNEILPHWLSWLPLNEDKEEAVHTFDFLCDLIESNNPIVLGPDNSNLPKIFFIIADGVANESVKSEDACSKRLANVIRQVQVSAGLWTQCVSTLNETQQKAIQDLLNTA, via the exons ATGGCGGAACAGCAGCAGTTCTACCTTTTGCTGGGTAACCTGATGAGCCCTGACAACAACGTCAGGAAACAAGCAGAG GAGACCTATGACACCATCCCGGGTCAGAACAAGATCACATTCTTGCTGCAGGCCATCAGAGATgcatctgctgcagaggag GTCAAACAGATGGCAGCAGTGCTACTGCGGCGGCTACTGTCATCTTCTTTTGAGGAGATCTACCCGGGCCTGACCCTGGAGATGCAGACGGCCATCAAGACGGAGCTCGTGACCTGCATCCAACAGGAGGCCGCGCCAAACATCCGCAAGAAGGTCTGCGACATTGCAGCTGAGCTCTCCCGCAACCTCATCG ATGATGATGGGAATAACCAGTGGCCAGAGTTGCTCAAGTTTTTGTTTGACTCTGTGAACTCTGACAACGTTGGCCTGCGAGAAGCTGCCCTGCATATATTCTG GAACTTCCCAGGAATCTTTggcaaccagcagcagcattatATGGAGGTTATCAAACGCATGCTTGTTCAGTGCATGCAGGACCAGGCAAACCCACAG ATTCGTACCCTGGCGGCTCGGGCTGCGGCGTCCTTTGTTCTGTCAAACGAAAGCAACACAGCACTGCTGAAGCACTTTGCTGACCTGCTTCCAGGCATCCTGCAG GCAGTGAATGAGTCATGCTACCAAGGAGATGACTCTGTGCTCAAGTCCTTAGTGGAAATCGCAGACACAGCACCCAAATACCTGAGACCCAACCTGGAGgccactctgcagctctgtctgaag TTGTGTGCCGACAGTGACCTGACGAACATGCAGAGGCAGTTGGCACTCGAGGTCATCGTCACCTTATCTGAGACTGCGGCAGCCATGCTGAGGAAACACACGGCCATCGTGGCTCAGAGTG TGCCCCAGATGTTGGCCATGATGGTGGACCTcgaggatgatgatgagtgGGCCATGGCCGACGAGCTGGAGGATGATGACTTTGACAG TAACGCTGTGGCTGGGGAGAGCGCTCTCGACAGAATCGCCTGTGGTCTGGGGGGAAAGATCATTTTGCCCATGATCAAACAGCACATCATGCAGATGCTGCAGAACT CTGACTGGAAGTACCGCCACGCCGGGCTGATGGCGCTGTCGGCCATCGGTGAGGGCTGCCACCAGCAGATGGAGGCCATCCTCCAAGAGATCGTCAgctttgtcctcctcttctgctccgATCCG cACCCAAGGGTCCGCTATGCTGCCTGTAATGCTATTGGACAAATGGCCACAGACTTTGCCCCAACCTTCCAGAAGAAGTTCCACGATAAg GTGATTTCAGCCCTGCTTCAGACCATGGAGGACCAGAGTAACCCTCGGGTGCAGGCTCACGCTGCCGCCGCCCTCATCAACTTCACAGAGGACTGTCCCAAATCATTGCTGATCCCGTATCTGGACAGCTTGGTGCAGCACCTTCATGTCATCATGGTAGCCAAGCTGCAAGAG TTGATCCAGAAGGGCACCAAACTGGTCCTGGAGCAGGTGGTGACGTCCATCGCCTCGGTGGCCGACACAGCAGAAGAGAAGTTTGTGCCATACTATGACCTGTTCATGCCCTCGCTCAAACACATCGTGGAGAACGCCGTGCAGAAGGAGCTCCGGCTGCTTCGTGGCAAGACCATCGAGTGCATCAGCCTCATCGGCCTGGCTGTCGGCAAGGAGAAG TTCATGCCGGACGCCTCTGCCGTCATGCAGCTGCTCCTCAAAACCCAGACAGACTTCAACGACCTGGAGGATGACGATCCTCAG ATCTCGTACATGATCTCAGCCTGGGCCAGGATGTGCAAGATCCTGGGGAAGGAGTTTCAGCAGTACCTGCCTGTGGTGATGGGCCCCCTGATGAAGACTGCCTCTATCAAGCCAGAGGTGGCCCTGCTCGACA CCCAGGACATGGAGAACATATCAGAGGATGACGGCTGGGAGTTTGTCAACCTCGGAGACCAGCAGAGTTTTGGCATCAAGACGGCCGGCCTGGAGGAGAAGGCCACTGCCTGCCAGATGCTG GTGTGCTATGCCAAAGAGCTGAAGGAGGGTTTTGTGGAGTACACGGAGCAGGTGGTGAAGCTCATGGTTCCTCTACTCAAGTTTTACTTCCACGATG GGGTGCGGGTGGCGGCAGCTGAGTCCATGCCCCTGCTGCTGGAGTGTGCACGGGTTCGAGGACCAGAGTACCTCACCCAGATGTGGCACTTCATGTGCGACGCCCTCATCAAGTCCATCGGCACTGAGCCAGACTCCGACGTCCTGTCAGAGATCATGCACTCTTTTGCCAAG tGCATTGAGTTGATGGGAGATGGCTGTCTGAACAACGAGCATTTTGAGGAGCTGGGCGGCATCTTAAAAGGAAAACTGGAGGAGCATTTTAAGAACCAGGAGCTCAGACAAG CTAAGAGACAGGATGAAGACTACGATGAGCAGGTGGAGGAAACCCTCCAAGACGAG gatGAGAACGATGTGTACATCCTGACCAAAGTGTCAGACATCCTGCACTCTGTGTTCAGTAGTTACAAAGAGAAGGTGCTGCCTTGGtttgaacagctgctgcagctcatcgTCCAGCTAATA TGTCCCAACAGGCCGTGGGCGGACAGGCAGTGGGGTCTGTGCATCTTTGACGACGTGGTGGAGCACTGCAGCCCCTCCTCCTTCAAATACGCCGAGTACTTCCTGCGGCCAATGGTGCAGTCACTGGGTGACTCGAGCCCCGAGGTGCGGCAGGCGGCCGCCTACGGCGTCGGCGTCATGGCTCAGTACGGAGGCGAGAACTACCGCCCCTTCTGCACAG AGGCCATCCCCATGCTGGTCAGAGTCATCCAGGCCGCTGACTCGCGCTCCAAGGAGAACATCAACGCTACTGAGAACTGCATCTCTGCTGTCGGAAAGGTCATGAGGTTCAGGCCAGAGTGCGTCAACGTCAATGAGATCCTTCCCCACTGGCTCAGCTGGCTACCGCTCAACGAGGACAAAGAGGAGGCCGTCCACACGTTTGACTTCCTATGTGACCTCATTGAAAG CAACAACCCCATCGTCCTTGGACCAGACAATTCCAACCTCCCCAAAATTTTCTTCATCATCGCAGACGGAGTTGCAAACGAATCAGTCAAGAGTGAAGACGCGTGCAGCAAACGGCTGGCCAACGTCATCCGTCAAGTACAG GTGTCAGCAGGACTATGGACACAGTGTGTATCGACGCTGAACGAGACGCAGCAGAAAGCCATACAGGACCTACTGAATACTGCTTGA